Proteins found in one Fulvitalea axinellae genomic segment:
- a CDS encoding fasciclin domain-containing protein, with protein sequence MKTDFQRILGLVLAVALMAYSCDDKDEYIDGGKSDQVKAMTVGEYLASVPEYAYFSDLLKKHSYTDSVSGSRPVTVFLPSKEAIQSLAVSEDSMKSILSYHIGNTLLYPHLLSDDKDQYLKTLYSGKNVWVSKQAGGGLSLDRSVASSGKPVLCSNGIVHTIDGMLEPQKNLFESIQSKSDLFSEYKKVVLKDTLLFDLENSFPVGVDQFGRQVYDSAFVLGYIFLGQLGNISDEDQRYSSVLLSDAALQATYDRMVERYYSSEENLPDYFSEEDFQEELRTQILLASVIKEPTEEKTLGDTLETTNGKKILVTQEWLDYTPERRSNGLLYEVPKVDLLMSNWMGRPIEFDAGLGVNLTKGLIGVPNSGEEVTSDPVSNEAINELALHFSSSQPFWVEYSVPELMGGLYELRLSGLKVKSTQAKVFVDGNEIDPRYTPSGNWNFDRFEGLGFGAFGEKVVRFEVTESTMKDNPDNPEELVEVYEFAVNKLTFVPVAE encoded by the coding sequence ATGAAGACAGATTTTCAGAGAATATTAGGGCTGGTGCTGGCCGTGGCGCTAATGGCGTACTCTTGCGACGACAAGGACGAATATATTGACGGCGGAAAAAGCGATCAGGTAAAGGCCATGACCGTAGGCGAATATTTGGCCTCCGTGCCCGAATACGCCTATTTTTCGGATTTGCTGAAGAAGCATTCCTATACCGACAGCGTTTCGGGTTCCAGACCGGTTACGGTTTTTCTCCCTTCCAAAGAAGCCATCCAGTCGTTGGCTGTTTCGGAGGATTCGATGAAGAGCATTTTGTCCTACCATATCGGTAACACTTTGCTCTATCCGCACCTTTTGAGCGATGACAAAGACCAATATTTGAAAACGCTCTATTCGGGAAAAAACGTTTGGGTAAGCAAGCAAGCCGGCGGTGGCCTGTCCTTGGACCGCTCCGTGGCTTCGTCCGGAAAGCCGGTACTCTGTTCCAACGGAATTGTGCATACGATTGACGGAATGCTCGAGCCCCAGAAAAACTTGTTCGAGAGCATCCAGAGCAAATCAGATCTTTTCTCCGAATACAAAAAAGTGGTGCTGAAAGACACCTTGCTTTTCGATTTGGAAAACAGTTTTCCGGTAGGTGTGGACCAATTTGGCCGACAGGTTTACGATTCCGCTTTTGTGCTCGGTTATATCTTTTTGGGCCAATTGGGAAATATCAGCGACGAAGATCAGCGCTATTCCAGCGTCTTGCTTTCCGACGCCGCCCTGCAAGCCACTTATGACCGAATGGTGGAGCGGTATTACAGTTCGGAAGAAAACCTGCCCGACTATTTTTCGGAAGAGGATTTTCAGGAAGAGCTTCGCACGCAAATCCTTCTCGCGAGCGTGATCAAGGAACCTACCGAGGAAAAAACTTTGGGAGACACTTTGGAAACTACAAACGGGAAGAAAATCTTGGTAACCCAAGAATGGCTCGATTATACGCCTGAGCGCAGAAGCAACGGGCTTCTTTACGAAGTGCCGAAGGTGGATTTGCTGATGTCTAATTGGATGGGACGACCGATCGAATTTGACGCGGGCTTGGGCGTAAACCTTACCAAAGGCCTCATCGGCGTGCCGAATTCTGGCGAAGAGGTGACCAGCGATCCGGTCAGTAACGAGGCTATCAACGAGCTTGCGCTTCACTTCTCCTCCTCCCAGCCGTTTTGGGTCGAATACAGCGTTCCGGAATTGATGGGCGGACTTTACGAATTGCGCCTGAGCGGCCTTAAGGTCAAAAGTACACAAGCCAAAGTTTTTGTGGACGGCAACGAGATCGATCCGAGATACACGCCGTCGGGCAACTGGAATTTTGACCGGTTCGAAGGTTTGGGCTTCGGCGCCTTCGGCGAAAAGGTTGTGCGCTTTGAAGTGACGGAATCTACGATGAAGGACAATCCGGACAATCCCGAAGAGCTTGTGGAAGTGTACGAGTTCGCCGTAAACAAGCTGACTTTTGTGCCAGTGGCGGAGTAA
- a CDS encoding fasciclin domain-containing protein, with protein MNKIFRQGVRLVLGVMLCLPFVLFSCDDPVDTDTYDDSRLLTVIQYLRNSPDGEYDEWLKLLKASKYYGMLGARGNYTFLACKNEGMKAFYEAKGVSGIEGLEADYIDLLVKTHTVMTGFQSFSFNQGPMSDSTMNGNYLTVMFGQDGLNGLSVNQNSKIVERDVECSNGYLHTLDRPVEPIGNGVYKTLKALGKYNILAEAIEKAGLVDTLELRANSEDRLVQYTVFAETDDVFESQGINNFDDLVTHLNSGSDFTARDNKLHRFVRHHIITGKTYSNRFRSDIYLTIGKSMVKFVKDENKAYYLNPKYDDFGVLVDEGSNRLDLFNLDFQSKNAVIHTMKQILYEEELKPITVFDDFADVPELIGKRWNNDYNETPFFAKDIARWRAEGYDQFTYRYYNWMNAYGKDNLQCYSAFSGWFEFETKAILKGKYEVSVSFGTGCEGVFEISVDGEKSENTLFRGPRSFVIGDYEFKESGTHVIRFDSFAGGRLYLDRLMFKPI; from the coding sequence ATGAATAAGATATTCCGACAAGGCGTACGCTTGGTTTTGGGCGTTATGCTGTGCTTGCCGTTTGTCCTGTTCTCTTGCGACGATCCGGTCGATACGGACACATACGACGACAGCAGGTTGCTGACCGTAATCCAATATTTGCGAAATTCTCCGGACGGCGAGTACGACGAGTGGTTGAAACTACTCAAAGCCTCGAAATACTACGGAATGCTGGGCGCAAGGGGAAATTATACCTTCTTGGCCTGCAAAAACGAGGGAATGAAAGCCTTTTATGAGGCGAAAGGGGTTAGTGGAATCGAAGGGCTGGAAGCCGACTATATCGATTTGTTGGTGAAGACCCATACGGTAATGACAGGCTTCCAGAGCTTTAGCTTTAACCAAGGGCCGATGTCAGATTCCACCATGAACGGAAACTACCTGACCGTGATGTTCGGCCAAGACGGCCTGAACGGTCTTTCGGTCAACCAGAATTCCAAGATAGTGGAGCGTGACGTGGAATGCTCGAACGGCTACCTCCACACGCTTGACCGTCCGGTCGAGCCGATCGGAAACGGGGTTTACAAAACCTTGAAAGCCCTTGGGAAATATAACATTCTGGCCGAAGCCATTGAGAAAGCCGGTTTGGTCGACACGCTCGAACTTCGTGCAAACAGCGAAGATCGTTTGGTGCAGTACACCGTTTTCGCTGAGACGGACGATGTTTTCGAATCGCAAGGGATAAACAACTTCGACGATTTGGTGACGCACCTGAATTCCGGCTCCGATTTTACGGCTAGAGACAATAAACTGCACCGCTTCGTCAGGCACCATATCATTACGGGCAAAACTTACTCGAACCGTTTCCGCTCCGACATTTACCTGACGATCGGCAAATCGATGGTGAAGTTCGTGAAGGACGAAAACAAAGCCTATTACCTTAATCCGAAGTACGACGACTTTGGGGTGTTGGTGGATGAAGGCTCAAACAGGTTGGATTTGTTCAACCTCGATTTTCAGTCGAAAAACGCTGTGATCCATACCATGAAGCAGATCCTTTATGAGGAAGAGCTCAAACCGATTACCGTTTTTGACGATTTCGCGGACGTGCCCGAACTTATAGGGAAACGTTGGAACAACGATTACAACGAGACGCCGTTTTTCGCCAAAGATATCGCCCGCTGGAGGGCCGAAGGCTACGACCAGTTTACCTATCGCTACTATAACTGGATGAATGCCTACGGCAAAGACAACCTGCAGTGCTATTCCGCCTTTTCTGGCTGGTTCGAATTCGAAACCAAAGCGATCCTGAAAGGAAAATACGAGGTTTCCGTATCGTTTGGCACAGGTTGCGAGGGCGTTTTTGAGATCTCCGTAGATGGCGAGAAGAGCGAAAACACTTTGTTCAGAGGGCCGAGAAGCTTTGTGATCGGAGACTACGAATTCAAGGAAAGCGGAACCCACGTCATCCGTTTCGATTCCTTCGCTGGTGGCCGTCTCTACCTTGACCGCCTGATGTTCAAACCCATTTAA
- a CDS encoding RagB/SusD family nutrient uptake outer membrane protein — MMKKGIINMLAVLLALSVSSCNDWLKLEPQNDITVEDFWKSKTDIRTALNSGYIQLRSQVNTLFLWGDIRSDFVVQGPSDEDFSTPYYRILNLEILDNNEVLKWGGIYKVVNYANTVIKYAPDVRKTDLSLTKKELNAFLAEAYFQRALSYFYLVRTFKEVPLYLEPTDTDDVDIFLEKSDEETVLAQIRQDLEWAERYAPRGFDTGLEYNKGFATKAAVQALLADVYLWSEMYAECKVMCDKIINRSTFALMERDQWSRIFEEGNTHESIFEIQFDKGKNQQHNLYKLFGGSNGSNFFDPSFLVSPQVEDLYDANDIRGDLTIIDNSAQGSGLWVGKFYGGGKFSDRDANWIVYRYADILLMKAEALVHMGDFFAAQKELNKVRKRAGLGPKILAGDRNDAEDAILEERGLEFAFEGKRWFDLLRVGKRNNFERKSKLISVLTARVEPTEIPKWQSLLSDPMSLYLPIHIDELRSNLNLKQNPYYE; from the coding sequence ATGATGAAAAAAGGAATCATAAATATGTTGGCGGTGTTGCTGGCCTTGTCCGTTTCGTCATGCAACGACTGGCTGAAGCTGGAACCCCAGAACGATATTACCGTTGAGGATTTTTGGAAATCGAAAACGGATATCAGAACGGCGCTTAATTCGGGCTATATCCAGCTACGGTCCCAAGTGAACACACTCTTTCTTTGGGGCGATATACGTTCCGATTTCGTAGTTCAAGGTCCAAGTGATGAGGATTTTAGTACTCCTTACTATAGGATTCTTAATTTGGAGATTTTGGATAATAACGAAGTCTTGAAATGGGGCGGGATTTATAAGGTTGTCAATTATGCCAACACCGTAATCAAATACGCTCCCGATGTGCGAAAAACCGATTTGTCGCTGACGAAAAAAGAGCTGAACGCTTTTTTGGCCGAAGCTTATTTCCAGCGGGCGCTTTCTTACTTCTACCTTGTGAGAACGTTTAAGGAAGTTCCGCTTTATTTGGAGCCGACAGACACGGACGACGTCGATATTTTCTTGGAAAAAAGCGACGAAGAGACCGTTTTGGCCCAAATCAGGCAGGATCTTGAGTGGGCTGAACGTTATGCTCCAAGAGGCTTCGATACCGGTCTGGAATACAATAAGGGATTCGCCACCAAGGCGGCGGTTCAGGCCCTTTTGGCCGACGTTTACCTTTGGAGCGAGATGTACGCCGAATGCAAGGTGATGTGCGATAAGATCATCAACCGATCGACTTTCGCCCTAATGGAACGAGACCAATGGAGCCGAATTTTTGAGGAAGGAAATACGCACGAAAGTATTTTCGAAATACAGTTTGACAAAGGCAAAAACCAGCAACACAATCTTTACAAGCTTTTCGGAGGGTCGAACGGATCTAATTTTTTCGATCCGTCATTTTTGGTCAGCCCTCAGGTAGAGGATTTGTATGACGCGAATGACATCCGGGGAGATTTGACAATCATCGATAACTCCGCCCAGGGTTCCGGCCTGTGGGTCGGTAAGTTCTATGGTGGCGGAAAGTTTTCCGACCGCGACGCGAACTGGATTGTGTACCGCTATGCGGATATTCTGTTGATGAAGGCCGAGGCTCTGGTACACATGGGCGACTTTTTCGCCGCCCAAAAAGAGCTTAACAAAGTCAGAAAGCGTGCTGGTCTGGGGCCGAAAATTTTGGCCGGAGACCGCAACGATGCCGAAGACGCGATTCTGGAAGAGCGAGGACTTGAATTCGCCTTTGAGGGCAAGCGTTGGTTCGACCTGTTGCGGGTAGGGAAAAGGAACAACTTTGAGCGGAAAAGCAAACTGATCAGTGTGCTTACGGCCAGGGTGGAACCTACCGAAATACCGAAATGGCAGAGTTTGCTTTCGGACCCAATGAGCCTTTACCTGCCAATCCATATCGATGAGCTGAGAAGCAACCTGAACCTAAAACAGAATCCATACTATGAATAA
- a CDS encoding SusC/RagA family TonB-linked outer membrane protein: MKKIIFIYMLLCSVMSFRAVAQKGMLVQGHVKDATTGEALVGVTIVEVDKENRFVQGVPTDLNGFYMIKLTEENSRLRFAYIGYDKITEVVNGRAVLNVNMQEANTRLETVEVRGDRYTSDGLISLKDKATAIAQVKLDDLDQMGVASVDEMLQGQISNVDITAVSGDPGAGMQIRIRGTATINGDREPLIVLDGLPYDVRIDNTFDFNSADSRDYGALLSISPDDIASIEILKDAASAAIWGSKAANGVIQITTRRGRKMKPQLRYNYKGFLSVQPDAIPMLSGPDYVTYQKEARFNVKGSFADSDIPELNYDKDWELYHNYSQDTDWLGAITQTARSDEHNVSLAGGGEKARYRVGMGYFNQEGTTRETLLQRLSFRANLDYNVTDRLKISTDFSYTRSDNDRTYYGDERSVAYKKMPNQSIYERDSLNNLTGRYFLDTRPSAFESRRTPLNSGGMYNPVAVIDKARHNYLESRFRSVFRIKYNVTDYLLLMNDISFDLVNGATSKFMPVEASSSDWSTLATNVSSQGASESFNVQSISQAIFTPNLGTDHELTVVGRWEAGMSSSTPFSVTAGGLPTGEFNSPGAGGLAPVSLSAGNSESRRVAAVVRGHYKWKDRYIVDLGTRLDASSNFGPNTTWGAFPFSSAAWRISNEPFLEDVMWMNELKIRGSFGVNGRAPGGFNHYSIYKAGGAYVDALGVYPSNARLNNLKWERITQANLGFEAALFDNRLNLEFDVYQKKSTDLLWTLNVPTASGFSSMTRNQGEMSNKGIEFSFRGVPYKTKDWRVDVQFNIAKNLNTVDEIPENFSLKSGNVLDNGNYATRVVTGDPIGGFYGYRYKGVYKNTADAIVRDDTGEIVIDQNTGKPMRMLMGGSNYTFQGGDAIYEDINHDGVIDEGDIVFLGSSNPDFTGGFGFRVSYKGLSLSSNFHYRVGQDIVNDSRMRSENMYGNENQNTATMRRWRYPGDDTDIPRAVYDKAFNWLGSDRFVEDGSYLRWKNLSVNYRFEKSWLKRFNVTDLSVFFTAYNLYTFTDYTGQDPEVPLGADPFSFGIDRSTTPPSRTYTMGLTVIF, translated from the coding sequence ATGAAAAAAATAATTTTTATCTATATGCTTCTGTGCTCCGTCATGTCTTTTAGGGCCGTGGCCCAAAAAGGGATGCTTGTGCAGGGGCACGTGAAGGATGCTACCACCGGAGAGGCTCTTGTGGGCGTCACAATCGTGGAAGTAGACAAGGAAAACCGTTTTGTGCAAGGGGTGCCAACTGACCTTAACGGTTTCTATATGATCAAGCTTACGGAAGAGAATTCCAGATTGCGTTTCGCGTATATCGGTTATGACAAAATAACGGAAGTCGTAAACGGCCGGGCGGTGCTGAATGTAAATATGCAGGAAGCCAATACCCGATTGGAGACCGTGGAAGTCAGGGGAGACCGTTATACCAGCGACGGCCTGATCTCGCTCAAAGACAAAGCGACGGCCATCGCTCAAGTGAAGCTTGACGATTTGGACCAAATGGGAGTGGCCTCTGTCGACGAAATGCTTCAGGGCCAGATAAGTAACGTGGATATTACGGCGGTTTCAGGCGATCCTGGTGCGGGAATGCAGATTCGGATCCGTGGTACGGCAACTATCAACGGCGACAGGGAGCCTTTGATCGTTCTGGACGGTCTGCCTTACGACGTTCGGATCGATAATACCTTTGACTTTAACTCGGCCGATAGCCGTGATTATGGAGCGTTGTTGTCTATTTCGCCTGATGATATAGCGAGTATCGAAATCCTTAAAGACGCCGCTTCCGCTGCGATTTGGGGTTCGAAAGCCGCTAACGGCGTAATCCAGATTACTACTCGGCGGGGCAGAAAGATGAAGCCTCAATTGCGGTATAATTACAAAGGTTTCTTGTCTGTTCAGCCAGACGCTATCCCGATGCTCAGTGGCCCGGATTATGTGACTTATCAGAAAGAGGCCCGCTTCAATGTCAAAGGCAGTTTTGCGGACAGCGATATTCCGGAGCTGAATTACGATAAGGATTGGGAACTTTACCATAACTATTCCCAAGACACCGATTGGTTGGGAGCGATTACGCAGACGGCCCGAAGCGACGAACATAACGTTTCGCTGGCTGGCGGAGGCGAAAAAGCCCGTTACAGGGTCGGTATGGGATATTTTAACCAAGAAGGAACAACAAGGGAAACGCTTCTGCAAAGGCTTTCGTTCCGTGCAAACCTTGACTACAATGTTACGGACAGGCTAAAAATCAGTACGGATTTCTCCTATACCCGTTCTGATAACGACCGGACATACTATGGCGACGAGCGCTCGGTGGCTTATAAGAAAATGCCGAATCAGAGTATTTACGAAAGGGATTCGCTCAATAATCTGACGGGAAGGTACTTTCTGGATACCAGACCAAGCGCTTTCGAATCGAGAAGGACACCGTTGAATTCGGGAGGAATGTACAATCCGGTTGCGGTGATAGACAAAGCCCGACACAATTATTTGGAAAGTCGTTTCCGCTCTGTTTTCAGGATAAAATACAACGTGACCGACTATCTGTTGCTGATGAACGATATTTCGTTCGATTTGGTAAACGGAGCCACCAGCAAGTTTATGCCAGTGGAAGCTTCCAGCTCCGATTGGTCCACTTTGGCCACTAACGTTTCTTCCCAAGGTGCGAGCGAGTCGTTTAACGTTCAGTCGATTAGCCAAGCGATATTCACTCCGAATTTGGGTACGGACCACGAACTGACTGTAGTGGGACGTTGGGAAGCGGGAATGAGCAGTAGCACGCCGTTTTCCGTCACCGCCGGCGGTTTGCCGACTGGTGAATTCAATTCGCCCGGCGCGGGAGGTCTTGCGCCTGTTAGCCTTTCGGCTGGAAATTCGGAATCCAGAAGGGTTGCGGCCGTTGTTCGCGGGCACTATAAGTGGAAAGACCGCTATATCGTGGATTTGGGAACCCGCTTGGACGCCAGTTCAAATTTTGGCCCGAATACCACTTGGGGAGCGTTTCCATTTTCTAGCGCGGCATGGCGTATCTCCAACGAACCTTTCCTTGAGGATGTGATGTGGATGAACGAATTGAAAATCCGCGGAAGTTTCGGTGTGAACGGCCGGGCTCCGGGCGGTTTCAACCACTACAGCATTTACAAAGCGGGCGGAGCGTATGTGGACGCTTTGGGCGTTTATCCCAGCAACGCCAGATTGAACAATTTGAAATGGGAACGCATTACGCAGGCGAACTTAGGCTTTGAGGCCGCGCTTTTCGACAATCGCCTGAATTTGGAATTCGACGTTTATCAGAAAAAGTCAACCGACTTGCTTTGGACCTTGAATGTGCCAACGGCTTCAGGTTTTTCATCGATGACCCGAAACCAAGGGGAGATGAGCAACAAAGGGATTGAGTTCTCCTTTCGCGGAGTTCCGTACAAGACCAAAGATTGGAGGGTTGACGTGCAATTCAACATCGCCAAAAACCTAAACACTGTCGATGAGATTCCGGAAAACTTCAGTTTGAAAAGTGGCAATGTTCTCGACAACGGCAATTATGCGACAAGAGTGGTTACGGGCGACCCGATCGGCGGTTTTTACGGCTATAGGTACAAAGGCGTATATAAAAACACCGCCGACGCCATAGTGCGCGACGATACTGGCGAGATCGTGATCGATCAGAATACGGGTAAGCCGATGCGGATGCTGATGGGCGGATCGAACTACACTTTCCAAGGTGGCGACGCCATTTACGAAGATATCAACCACGACGGGGTAATCGATGAGGGCGATATTGTTTTCTTGGGGTCGAGTAACCCGGATTTTACGGGAGGTTTCGGTTTCCGGGTGTCGTACAAAGGACTGAGTTTGAGCTCCAATTTTCATTACAGGGTGGGGCAGGACATTGTCAATGATTCTCGTATGAGATCCGAAAATATGTACGGCAACGAAAACCAGAATACGGCCACTATGCGCCGTTGGCGTTATCCGGGCGACGACACCGATATTCCCCGGGCGGTGTATGATAAGGCCTTCAACTGGCTGGGTTCGGATCGTTTTGTGGAAGACGGATCGTATTTGCGCTGGAAAAACCTGTCGGTGAATTACAGGTTCGAGAAGAGCTGGCTTAAGCGATTCAACGTTACCGATCTTTCGGTCTTTTTTACGGCCTACAACCTGTACACTTTCACGGACTACACCGGGCAGGATCCCGAAGTTCCGTTGGGGGCTGATCCGTTCAGTTTCGGTATCGACCGTTCCACCACGCCGCCTAGCCGGACCTATACCATGGGCTTAACCGTAATTTTCTAG
- a CDS encoding fasciclin domain-containing protein, which yields MKRNFYSIYLLLSFLFLGCRDDIEHYEIPGTLGDRLVGAMEKQEDLKQFVKAIDKLEMREDLESSAYTVFPPTDQAVLKYIKDTYGVSDVDELEEEALKMLVRGHVVRNSLSWDQMRRLNRRGGWGDVPGEDGYNRSGSDWSFKLPSIYNPLPFVDVNQETSESVKLSRKTVYLPIMHYDRFSGLLEEDDYSFLFPDSEFTGFNVHGAVAVRPNQKTLNGFVHVIDRVIPILPNAEVFLATNEDYSLFYELLGRFSKYSFDRESTDKQLGEVKDSLFSKTYGDYQMDWIANDRPVGNNFDNALVNNLTVPTNEALEEYLMTNLVHDNAYGSIQEIPDDIIRLIVKNHCANVFRYAQMWLRPSQLKFFVTGNLELVKLDKTEVAYTNIVNNAVVYGLNKVLEPRMFSAATRHLVFDTEYSYMLKIAQKFNSTVTSLVTSPDRPSTVFLPSDRAFEQAGFSYDEQKDKFSYEHPFTGEAEELSDGELMRLLSMHLVSGTDYKDLDSRNFARTLSDGDYLIIKDGKIKSGGNYEMGTVNSVVLTDETGNNGTFYGIDHVLLPPSLSPSFYILDPNREDEYSEFVKLLDKAGYVDNGSITKLAGKRNITVLVPSNEAIERERAKIPEDEDALRTFIDYHFVQDATVLSDGALSGRFKTMLEPVKKEFENIWVENAPENLVFKDGKGNTAKVIENSRYSNILANGGTVHLIDNILLGE from the coding sequence ATGAAGAGAAACTTTTACTCGATTTATCTTCTGCTTTCATTCCTGTTCTTAGGATGTAGGGACGATATTGAGCACTATGAGATTCCCGGAACATTAGGGGATCGATTGGTTGGCGCAATGGAAAAGCAGGAGGATCTTAAGCAATTTGTTAAAGCGATTGACAAATTGGAAATGAGGGAAGACCTTGAAAGTAGCGCTTATACCGTGTTTCCGCCAACGGATCAGGCTGTCCTAAAGTACATTAAGGATACGTATGGCGTTTCCGATGTGGACGAGCTGGAAGAGGAGGCTTTGAAGATGTTGGTTAGGGGACATGTAGTGCGAAACTCATTGTCTTGGGATCAGATGAGACGCTTGAATAGGCGTGGAGGCTGGGGCGATGTGCCTGGCGAAGACGGCTACAACCGAAGCGGTTCGGATTGGTCTTTCAAATTGCCGAGTATCTACAATCCGCTTCCTTTTGTGGATGTGAACCAAGAGACTAGCGAATCTGTTAAGTTATCGCGAAAGACGGTGTATCTGCCTATCATGCACTATGACAGGTTCAGTGGACTGTTGGAAGAGGACGATTATAGTTTCCTGTTCCCGGACAGCGAGTTTACGGGATTCAATGTTCACGGAGCCGTTGCCGTTAGGCCAAACCAGAAAACGCTCAACGGTTTTGTGCATGTTATCGACAGGGTAATTCCGATTCTTCCGAACGCGGAGGTGTTTTTGGCGACTAATGAGGATTACAGCCTTTTTTACGAGCTTTTAGGAAGGTTTTCAAAGTATTCCTTCGATAGGGAATCAACGGACAAACAGTTGGGAGAGGTAAAAGATTCCCTGTTCTCCAAAACCTATGGCGATTACCAAATGGATTGGATTGCCAATGATAGGCCTGTAGGGAACAATTTCGATAACGCTTTGGTGAATAACCTAACGGTACCCACAAACGAGGCGTTGGAGGAATACTTGATGACGAACCTTGTGCATGACAACGCTTACGGTTCCATTCAGGAAATTCCCGATGACATTATCCGTTTGATCGTAAAGAACCATTGCGCCAACGTATTTCGTTATGCCCAGATGTGGTTGCGCCCGTCTCAGCTTAAGTTCTTTGTAACGGGAAATTTGGAACTGGTGAAATTGGACAAGACGGAGGTCGCTTATACCAATATTGTAAATAACGCCGTAGTGTATGGCCTGAACAAAGTTCTGGAACCGAGGATGTTCAGCGCCGCTACTCGCCATTTGGTGTTTGATACGGAATATTCGTATATGCTTAAAATCGCCCAGAAATTTAATTCTACAGTCACTTCTTTGGTCACTTCTCCTGATAGGCCGAGTACGGTTTTTCTTCCGAGCGATAGGGCATTTGAGCAAGCCGGATTTAGCTATGATGAGCAGAAAGACAAATTCTCGTACGAACATCCGTTTACTGGCGAAGCCGAGGAACTTTCCGACGGAGAACTTATGCGCTTACTCAGTATGCATTTGGTGTCAGGTACGGATTACAAAGATCTTGACAGCAGAAATTTTGCCCGAACATTGTCTGATGGGGATTATCTGATCATCAAAGACGGGAAGATCAAGTCCGGAGGCAATTACGAAATGGGAACTGTCAACTCTGTGGTCTTAACCGATGAGACCGGCAATAACGGTACTTTTTACGGAATAGACCATGTGCTGTTACCCCCTTCTTTGTCGCCTTCGTTTTATATTCTTGACCCGAACAGGGAAGATGAGTATTCGGAGTTTGTAAAGCTTTTGGACAAGGCGGGATATGTGGACAACGGTTCCATAACCAAGCTGGCGGGCAAAAGAAACATTACGGTTTTGGTTCCCTCAAACGAAGCGATCGAGCGTGAAAGGGCGAAAATCCCCGAGGACGAAGATGCTCTAAGGACCTTTATCGATTACCATTTTGTTCAGGACGCCACCGTACTTTCTGACGGAGCACTGAGCGGACGTTTCAAGACAATGCTTGAGCCCGTAAAAAAGGAATTCGAGAATATTTGGGTCGAGAACGCTCCCGAAAATCTTGTGTTCAAAGACGGCAAAGGCAATACGGCCAAAGTTATCGAAAACAGCCGTTACAGCAACATCTTGGCTAATGGAGGCACAGTTCACCTCATTGACAATATCCTCTTGGGAGAATAA